tctactattcgcccaagtattctcggaagaggagggtcttcagtctgcgtttgaagacagcgagcgactctgccacccaggggaagctcgttccaccactttggtgcaggacagaaaaaagcctggacgctcgtctttcATGGATCtaaagggatggcgggtcgagccgagccgtatttgaagctggaagggctcttggtgcagatcggcttttgaccactgccatcaagtacagaggggctggctggtccagtcttggctttatAGACTAGCGTTAGGGTtttgcagcagtggagtgacatggctgaacttagaaaaaaaaattatgagctctgcttttattggctggtttatggcatCCTCACTCTTGGAGTTTAAGCTCCCCTGCTGTGGACACTGGTACAGCCATGGTCACGAGGCCTGGTTTGTGTAGCCACCTGTTTTTCTTTATAAAGCAGAGTCTGGTCATTAAAACTCAGTAGCTATAAAGCGTGTGCTCCTGCTTTGCCTAAATACAAGCCTTTAGACAGACCAGTCATTTGTGGATGAAATCTGTGACTTCTGGCATTATCGGAGAATACATTAGAGTAGGATTATGACGCTGCATATCATTTGAATATTCAGCTGGGCTTCATTGATTAAATGAGATGTGAACAGGCTGTGTAGAGATGATGTAATGTAGAGGTGGTGTAATTGtgtcactttttaaaaaacctCTGCAGTGTGGACGACTGGGATAGGTGAAAGGTGAACTGATTTTTCAGCACCTTTGGATGGACGGTCTTGTGAGTGGATGGAAGGATGTTTGGGAGGGTGCACAAATGAACAGAGGGCACTAACCGGAATGCAGAGAGCTCCTCTGAAGCTTATGGCTGATGGCTCGGCTTCACTCTTCACTACAATCACCTGCTGTACAGGGACACAAACAGAGCTCTCCTGGCCCAAGAGTAgctctgtatcacagctctaaaacacacacacacacacacacacacacacacacacacacacacacacacacacacacacacacacacacacacacggaatgTTACTCTGTGTTGGTAACCAAAATTCATTGCCAATTACAACAATCACTTTGAGACAACTGAGaaacattatatgtccaaatgtttgtggacaccttttcttaTCTCTTCATTCAAGTTGTCcctgttgctgacacaaatgtgcaaatgcacacatacacaacttgtctagtccctgtagagaagtactgccaatagaatagatagAAATGaatctactggcaccatgctgcctaatgccaggtgtgggctagaggggtgtgtaaagcccccagcattgagctgtggaggagtggaactgtgttctctggaatgatggatggtgcgccatccaataATCTTGGGATGATGTTAGGctttagggatgaggtggggtgctgattaTTCAGCATCCTGACTCATTAATGCTCatcaatcaaaacctcacagaaATGGAcagtaatacccttgattttggaaacaataaataagcaggtgtctctatacttttgtccataaagtgtactATATATTTGATAGATCATTGGTATGAATGCTCTTTGTACTACTATTAACATTGTGTGCCCAGCACTGCACTACATGTACTGACTTGCACTGTCCTGCACTGACTTGCACTGTCCTGTTCAGTACTTTTTTGACTCTGTGTGAGACACATTGATGTTGTACCAGTAAAAACtggtaaaaatgagaaaaacaagcCGAATGTGAAGTGAATTGACGAGTGAATCGAAATCCACTAAACTGAAGTGTACAGGTGAAGGTGAACGAGACTCACCTGCTTTTTGGCTCCCAGCTTGTACTGCAGCTGCAGCTCTTTATGACCGTTAACACTTGTCCAACTCTTGTGCAGCTTCTGCCATAAACACAGAAGAAAGTTCACAATGCGCAGTTGCGTGggagtgtgtgttgagtgtgtgagtCAGTGAGAGAATTTTAATTTTGTGTAAGTGCTTTCTGTCCCCCTTCCTATGCACTCCACAGTGACAGTTGCCATGGAAACATGCCAGTAGAACATGAATATAATAGCAATGATCAAGACATCTAAGCATTATTAACCTTGGCTTTAGCcctatgaacacacacacacacacacacacacacacacacacacacacacacacatatatacacagtggaAGAGAGTATGGGGGTGTACTTGCCTGGTTATTAGTGGCAGTGTTGTGGGTGCCATCACTCTTCAGATCATTTGGGTCTATGAATAAAAGAAAACAGTCCACTTAAATGAAATTGGAGCTAACACAGAAATAACCTGCCTTCAAAAGTTGTCCAAAAGTATGCAGACACTTGTTCTAATAAGTAGTTTCAGCTACTGCAAGGttctattgctgacacaggggTTCAGCTACACAAACAGcgtgtataatctccatagaaaagcattgccaatagaatgggatgccCTGGATTAGCCGCACATTAGCCTAGTCACCATTTCCATTACCAAGCTTTAGTTAGaagggtacaaagccccccagcattaaactGTGGGTCAGGGGAACTGAgttttctggagtgatgaatctccattcattacttttgtgagaaattatcatccaacatcagtatctgacctcactaatcctcttgaggctaaatgcaatcaatttCTGACAGCAAATGTTCCAACTAGTGTAAGCCTTCCTAAACgtagagtagaggctgttactgcagcaatgaCTGACAACCTCCTTGTTAATTTTCTTGAGTTCAGACGAATCGTTggttgagcaggtgtctacaaacttttggacatgcagtgcaCCAACTACAGTAAGCCATTGTGATTTAGTGAACTGTGTGAATATTGTGTTTTGTATAGTAGAGCACAGTCTGTCTCTGAAATGCAGTCAACCAATAACAAAGATACACCAGAATAACTTACGTTCAATGAGGAAGAGGAAGCAGATGATGCCCATGACTGCGATGATGATGCCAGGGACAATAAAAGACAGCCCCCAGTTTGAGGACACGTAATACCCAGCGATTAGAGAGCCGAGAATGTTTCCCACCGATGTGTGAGAGTTCCACAGTCCCATTATTAAACCCCGCCTGATTAAACACCACAAAGACATACTACAAATGATATCGGAGTACAGATACAGGACACAGAATAGAACACCACCTTAAAAGAATTCTCCTTTATATCAATTCTTGTATGTTATAATAGTCACAGTGCATTACATAATAAATGTACATCATTTCTGCTGTATTTCTGTAGAAATTTGACCCAACATGTGATCAGATCttcatcacatcctaaaactgTATAAGCAAACCCAATACAAATGGtcacatttaattatttattaactaaaATTATGCAACATTAAATATCTCAGGAAACCCCAGGAACCCTTGCCTTCAGTAACTGGTGTGACAACCTTGAGCAGCAATAACTGGTGATCAATCCTGTACAAAGGGTGGAAGAAATTTTGTCCGTTCCTCCCTACCAAACTGCTTCAACTGAGTGATGTTGGTGGGCTTCCGTTCATCCACAAAACAGAATTTTTATTTTGATAATttaatttttccctttttctcccagtttggggctctcaattaacccacccgtttcACCCCTAGCATTAGCAATACTCCTGGCACTAGGAGAGTAAGGACTTAAACACAtgcctccgatacatgcaaaaccagccaccgcctGCTAATGGAAAAGCcacatggctcgggattcgaactttTGACCCcctggccatagtggtagcacaatagccactgagccactcagagcccccatGGAATTTATATTTGGTTCAGGTCTGGATTTAGCCATTCAATCTCTTCTGTTTGAACCAGACCTACTTGTGTGGGTCATTTTCCCACTGTGGGGGACAGTGAAGACCCACATTTACTTTCTTTCTAGGGCCGCACACCTGACTGCCATCCTCTTGACTAAAACAGACATTCCCATTTAAGTGAACTGAAACTCCTAGAGGTTCACATACAATTAGTCCcagatatttaatgttgaatattttttaaaattttggaacatttattattattttacttaattttattgtacaatttcagtattatttgtttaattcGGTTGAGTTGTTTAGGGATTAGACAAAGGTCTCATCACAGttcaggttaaaaaaaaaatatgctcaAATGCTCAGCAGAGAAAAAGCTTGCTTGTCTAACACGTTGAGTAAGAGCAAACAGAAGTGTCTAAACATTCCAGCGTCACGTCTGCTATAAGAGTAACACAGCAATGCTTTCGTCTCCATACCTGCCCTTCCCAAACCAGTTTCCAATACACGTCACCACACTTGGCCAGCCAGTGGTTTGCACTAAACCATTGgcaatctgagagagagagagacagcgagagagagagagagagtgagagagacaatAGTGAAACTCCAACATAAAACCTCCAAACCCATCTAATTGCAGCAGCTCCTCCCTCAGAAAACCACTGGATCAAGAAGTAAATTCTTTACGGTGCTGGAATGGTGTCAATTttagttctctaaagaaccattcagTGGTTACTGCTATACTGCTGTGGTGTGTGGAGGACAGTTAGTTTAACTAGAGATAAACCACTGTAATCCAGTACAGTTAAGTGATTTTCCTGCTCTATAGCTCTATTCTGAGGGGATTAGCTTTATATGGGGAGGTAATGGTAAAGTAATTATTACCAGTTTTTTAcaagtttctcagtgatttcaCTCAGAATGCACCATCTTAATCATTTTACAACACCTGCATCAGGTGAAGTTTCCGGCGCCTTTTACCTTCTTTAAAACAAGCCGTAAAAATAACTTTAGGTATATTAATCCCATGTGAATCAATGTGTGGTAATTACTCCATCACATCCTGTGGAAAAGgagtttttagtgttttttagtTCTGTTGGGCATGGCATCGATACCTTGGGTCATTCTAATACAGAGCCAAAGGACTCCTGAGAGGTGCAACACTTCTGGCTGCTTTTGGTAAGACAATGTGTTATGAACAAGTGAACTGAAGAAGcagatttttataataaaatgtcCTTATTAATTGGATTATGTGTTTTTTTGGAGGTAACGACAGGGCGTAAATCGAGTAGCCACTCTcatctcagtcatttatgctGAGATTTCCTATCCCACATTCTACAGATGTCCTGTAGTAACACGACAGTCTTTCACCTCCCCATGCAAAACTAATCCTGTCCGAATAGGGCTtaagatatttaaatataattattcatTAGCAGGTTTAGCGGCTATTCTTGCACATATACATTACAAAAACTGTGTTAAACTGCTAAACGTGATCCTGTAAAAGTGAATGGTAGAACTTTGATACATTTAGCATATAAAACCATACAGAAGTCATAAGCAAGCCTCAGCTGATatacaataaaacacaaaagtGTAGGATATGAAAAAAGAACTAGATCTTGACCTTTTCAAGACCTGATACAATTCTTGCAAAACTACATGAATGGAAGTGATAAATTATTCACCATTTACTGTAATATATCGGCTACTGTGGTTTTTAAAGTCAAGCTTTCAGCTTTTCCTGAGTGGTCAACATCTCAGGAGTTTAATTTAGATACGATTTAGAAATTAAGGTGGTTGGTCAAGCTGAGGCCATTGCACAAAGTGGGTGTGAAAGAGGcttgggtgtgtgtctgtgtctatgtgtgtgtgcactaaaAGCTCACCTGAACGAAGATGTAGAAACTGAGGCTGTGAACGTTACAGACGTATCCCAGGCCGAACAGGCAGGTGAAGAGGCCACTGGTCAGCATGCCCATGGTGAGGAAGAGCCGGATGGGCAAACGCTCTCCAATAATTCCACTACAGGAGGGAACAACATCACAAGGGGGGGAAGTTAGGAAACAatggccgtgtgtgtgtgtgtgtgtgtgtgtgtgtctgtctgtctgtctgcctgtctgtctgtatctgttTCACCTAAAGGGCACCAGTGAAAATAAACATATgctcatgtgtgtgtgagtgtgtgtcttttAAGCAGGAGTCAAAGTCATAATAGCAAAGCCCTCGAGCTCATGCTGTGAAAGACACTCATTAAGGTCAACGGAAAACAGAAACTAATCAAAGCCTGAGCCTTTTTATGTAGTCTTAAGAAATGCAGCATGCTACAGGGTGTCctaatgaaatataaaatatataaaagaataTGGCTGCCACTAATGACTATTTTTCCATTGATTTatctattaattattttgtcAATTAGTCAATCCTCTGAAAACGTATAATTGagcaaatgttttattttgacaaaactgtaaataaagatTTTCATACTAAGTTAAACAACTTCTGCTTGTTGGTATTTATATATCTTATCACATCTTAAGTGTATGTGGTCTAGTGCATCTGTGCCATTCCCTACACAGAggaatgtgcctaaaataatatCAGAATAGTGATTAGATATAGTTTATAACCAGTCAAGCACAACACATAATAAAAGCTCATAACATTTTCGATTAGTCACATATTCACTGGAAATCCAGGCAGACAAATATAGCACTGATAACGATTGCAAGTACAAGACATTCTCTACCCTGAGTTCAAAACCAACAGAACTGGATTATACCTTACTTTTAATTCACATTATTTAAATTGGACAGTTTGTTGAATAAAATGTGGTAAATAAACACAAGCCAAGAGGTAATCTTTAATGTCAACAGTTATTGTGTTGATGTTATTCATGTAAAGCCACTGAAAATTCAGAGGCCCATTATCTCTGTCTGTACGAGCAGAGCAGAGGGTCACACGTCACCAATGAATCAACTCTCCACCTGTTGTTAAAATCAAGCTAATGGACACTTTTCTATCTGTGTTCAATATGATTCGCCCATCAGTAGACATACACATACACGGTCAGTGTACGGTCCCCGCCCCCAACAGCAGCTTTAAAATGGAGCCAACCCTATTGGAGCCAGAAATGACTGACCAATTACGCAGTGGTAATGATGGACTAAAATGTAATGCTTGCTATTTAAACTGAAATGTTTCAGAGACCTAAGaagtttaaaattaaataaataaataaataaaatgttaaaacgATGCTTAAAATATTGACGTTGACACAGTTTCAACTTCAACTCCATCGACTACGGCAACAGTCATCAGAATATAATTCCAGTGATGCAGAGGAGAGCACCACATCAGTGAATCATCTCTTACCTCAGGTACATTCCCACtgcataaacaaacagaaaggaGAGGTCCATCGCTCCCAACAGCTGCTTATAGTTGTCCTTatctgcacacagacacatgaaGAATCCAGTGTCAAAAATGTCAGAAGATGAGTCTGAGAGTCAGTAAATCCGGTCACCCCAGAGCAGAGACAGCACATAATCGGAATCTAATAGCTGGCCTAGAGGCTAGAGAAGTGGGCTGGAGACTCGAAGGTCGCCTGTTTGATCCCCTGGAGGAACAATGCCTTCTCCTCCTTCAACATCCACACCTAACCCCTCAAGTGCTCCCTGGGTTCTGAGGGGACCCAGCgctctgtgtgcgtgtgtgtgttcactgccaccgAAGTACTGCTGTGCAGTGATGACTGTACAGAGCGTTTTAACAGCTTTACAAATGTGTTGATTTTATCTGAAAGAATATGAAGTCGGACGTGAAGAGTGGGCAGCCGAGAAgtacaaacacaacacagtgagagagagaaaagagagagagagaattaccAAAGGGTTTCCAGCTGCAGTCTACTTCCACAAGGATGTGCTGATGACCACTTTTGCCGCTTTCAGTAGCCAGCTCCTTGACCAACGTACAGTTCTTATGCAGTTCACTCTAAGgaagaaaaaacaacacacacacacacacacacacacacacacacacacacacacaaatgttggAGTCCATCACCACCACTAGTTTATAGTGTGGTTGATGTGCCGTCCTTATCGAAAGACCACCCAGTGGTAATCTCTTTTTTATTCAACACAAAATTCTTAGCCAAGTCATTTAAACACAGCCCCAATAAACCTGTTCAGACGAGAGAATTAAACactgaaaaaagagaaataggGGGCATCATTACATTCTCTACCCTGAGTTCAAAACCAACAGAACTGGATTATACCTTACTTTTAATTCACATTATTTAAATTGGACAGTTTGTTGAATAAAATGTGGTAAATAAACACAAGCCAAGAGGTAATCTTTAATGTCAACAGTTATTGTGTTGATGTTATTCATGTAAAGCCACTGAAAATTCAGAGGCCCATTATCTCTGTCTGTATGAGCAGAGCAGAGGGTCACACGTCACCAATGAATCAACTCTCCACCTGTTGTTAAAATCAAGCTAATGGACACTTTTCTATCTGTGTTCAATATGATTCGCCCATCAGTAGACATACACATACACGGTCAGTATAGCGCTCGCCTGTAAATACAGAACTGAACATACTGAAAGTGAGTCTGCTGAAAGTTTTACCATGTTAAAGCCTACACACGGAAAGCACTGAATGCTGCACACTGGTTTGTTAaatctttactttactttaggGGTAGTCATGGCCTAAAAGTTAAAAATTGAGCTTGGGATCAAAATATCACTGCTTGGATCCCCAGGACGAGCATCCATGGCTGAGATACCCCTAAGCAAAGGTACATTGCTTACATTAAATGACATGcctttttggacaagctgagagatacagatacagatagatACTATAGTAAAGGTGCTTGTGTACTGAGGCGGTATTACAGGATTGTACACAAATAGGACTCGGGTTACGCCGTGTTATGCAGTCCTTGCGAGCATTTTCTGCCTGTTTTACCAGAGTTACaaagtgcagtagcagcgttctggCCCAGAGGAGCAACAATAGACATGCCATTCTCCTGATAACAGTAAGTGAAGCATTACAATGATTTTAAaggtgttattttaaggtaaaaatgctatgCTAGAGTGTTGAATTCGGTTGTATTGCTGTGCAATGCTGGTAAATGGTGGTGTTTGTTCCAGTGCTGATACAAGCACTAATTCCACTGTGGCATGAATAAGGCAGTGTGTGCTCGGTAGTAGGGACTATACTGCGTCCCTTAAGTATGCATACTGACAACACTTCGCTCTGTGATGTAACTGGCATGTGCTTTTGCACGTGGCTTTACACTGCTGCAGTGCTTTGTAAAATGGCATTGAGATAAGGAAATCTGACATATTGGAACTGACACAACCCACCAGTAACCCTAATGCCAATATGCTAAAATGCTATCAAAAGCTTataaacaacaaagaaaagctattatttagtattaaagtataattttctttattttgaacTGTTTCTGAGCTTCCTTTTTGGACATCATTttggtgtttgttgttttttccagaTAACTAACAGCATGGCTTTACTCCACTGTACACTACCTGTGGAAAGTGCTGGGTGTAGGTGATCTAAAGGGCTATCCTGATAATAACACCGGGCTTTAATGGAGTCTAGGAGATTGTGTATGGTATTACCTTGACAATGCTGATGGGCTTCCTGGACAGGTGGAAGCTGGTGTAGAGCAGGAAGGTAAGTACAAAGGTGAAGGCTCggtacctacacacacacacacacacacacacacacacacacacatacacaagcatgagagataagaaagaaagaacagaacaTCCTCATCTACATTTTTTTAAGCCACAGAGACAGTCTCTCTGGAGCAATCGGGGGCTAAGTGCCCTCCTCATTGGCACAGCTATAGTCACTTTAGCTGGAATGAACTCTATTGCTTTTGGAGCCACAGCAAAGTTCTCTGTGCTGCTAAAAAGAGAAATCACTGAAGAACATCTGTAGAAAACTGTAGGTAAAAACTGGATGTTTTCCTCATTGCTCAATtatattactgtattttatGTTGGAAAGTCACATGGTGAAAAGCACAGTCCATCACACACCAACACATCAGTACTGATTATACTGCATGGATATGTCCACCATGAGGGGGCACAATCTCTCCTCTGAAAGCACCTGAAAATCAAGAGCAGGGAAGAAAAGTACATTCTTCATACatgcacactatatggacaaaggttttaggacacctgcttattcacggtttcttctaaaatcaaggatattaaaaaaatcagTTGATCCTGATTTTGATAAAGGGAAGTTTTTCTAATAGATTCTGGGgggtttgtttgcatttagcCAAAAGAGTGTTGGTAAGATGTGGATGTtcgataatcaccaccccaactcatcccagaagtactggatgaaaAAAACCATCCACCATTCAAGAGAGCAAGCTAgcacacgcctggcattaggcatagtgtcaatgggttcatggttatctgctc
The genomic region above belongs to Salminus brasiliensis chromosome 8, fSalBra1.hap2, whole genome shotgun sequence and contains:
- the slc37a1 gene encoding glucose-6-phosphate exchanger SLC37A1 gives rise to the protein MAPVPPGIRFLASFNREQWYRAFTFVLTFLLYTSFHLSRKPISIVKSELHKNCTLVKELATESGKSGHQHILVEVDCSWKPFDKDNYKQLLGAMDLSFLFVYAVGMYLSGIIGERLPIRLFLTMGMLTSGLFTCLFGLGYVCNVHSLSFYIFVQIANGLVQTTGWPSVVTCIGNWFGKGRRGLIMGLWNSHTSVGNILGSLIAGYYVSSNWGLSFIVPGIIIAVMGIICFLFLIEHPNDLKSDGTHNTATNNQKLHKSWTSVNGHKELQLQYKLGAKKQSCDTELLLGQESSVCVPVQQVIVVKSEAEPSAISFRGALCIPGVVEFSFCLLFAKLVSYTFLFWLPLYITKAAHLDSKKAGDLSTLFDVGGIVGGILAGVISDKLGKRATTCAIMLLLAAPTLYGFSMISQFGQGPTIAMLLVCGGLVNGPYALITTAVSADLGTHKSLKGNARALSTVTAIIDGTGSVGAAIGPLLAGLLSAQSWDQVFYMLMAADFLALVLLLRLVLKELTSNKSRPGVAVELKEH